The Deltaproteobacteria bacterium genomic interval TTGGGATTTAACCACGGGCAAAAAGCGACCTCGCTTAAAAGGTGATCAGGGGATGATCACCGCTATGTTTTTTACGACCAACTCCAGGACCTTGGCCACGGCAAGTCGCAAAGACATCATTCATTTTTGGGATATGGAAGATTCCGCACTCTATCACACCGAGAAAAAGAAGCTTGGTGGAATTAACGCTCTGGCCTTATCTACTGATGGGCGAACGCTCGCCATCGGTCTTGCTGATGATACCGTCCGCATTGTCGACTCTATGGGCTTTGAGGAATCTCTACGCTTAACCGGTTATCAAAACCCGATACGCGCTATGCAGATTGCACCGAATAATCAATTCATCGCCAGTGGTTCTGAGAACAAGGTTATTATCGCGGCCAACAAACGAGCCGGTGCTTACTATGAAGTTGATGCTCACGATGGAGACGTCACGGCGTTGGCATTCGAGCCTCAAGGTGCGGAAATCGTCAGTGCAGGCCGAGACAATTGGGTGAGATTTTGGGCCATGAAAGATAGCTCACTGACTCGTGAATGGCCGGGTCCTGACCATCCACTGGAGGATATGGATTTTTCTTTTGACGGTCTGTTTCTCGCGGGCGGCTGTATGGACGGCAACATCTACATCTGGGATGTCGCCAAGGAAGAGATTGTGTCTACCTTGGCGGGGCATGAAGAGATTGTTGTATCAGTGCGATTCTCGCCCGACGGTACCCGGCTTGCCAGTGCAAGCTATGATGGCACTGCTCGCGTTTGGAATGTGGAAGAGGCGAAAGAAGAGTTTGTGATCGAGGGGCACCAGTTTGCAGTGACCGCTATCGATTGGTCCAGCGACGGTGATATGTTGGTCACGGGCAGTTTGGATTCAACCGTACGTGTGTGGGAGTCAGATACAGGCGCTGAGATGTACCGGCTCGTGGGGCACCCAGATGCCGTCTATACGGTCAACTTCGCACCAGATGGTAGGACCATCGCGAGCGGAAGCTGGGGTGAAATCCGACTTTGGGATGTTGAACATGCCCAAGAAATCCTTCGATTAGCGGGGCATGAATGGCCCGTGTTCAAGGTGCAATTCGGTGCAAAGTCGGCTATGCTGGCAAGTGGAAGTGCGGACAGTACCGTTATCATTTGGAACGTAGAGCGCCCGAAAGAGAAGTAATATCCAGGCGCTATTTGATGGGTTAAGAAAAGAGTCATTATGAAAACGCTCTATATCATGAGACATGGAAACGCAGAGCCAACGGCAGACGGTGGTGATTTTCATCGGCGGTTAACGGCCACGGGAGCCCGGGACGTACTTAAGGTTGGAAGCGCATTAAATGCGATAGGCGGCGCTGATATCATCGTGCATAGCCCGTTGGTGCGTACCACCATGACCGCAGGACTGGTTGCAGAACAAATGAAACCCGTGCCCGAGGTGGTGATGAGCGAGGCCTTACGAAGCGGCGCAAGTGCAGATGAAATGATTCGAGAGCTTGAGGTGTACTTGAGTTTTGAAAAAGTTTTGTTTGTGGGGCACATGCCCGACGTTGCGGAATTCAGTTGTAAACTTGGTTCTCGAGACTTGTTGGTAACCACCATTTTTAGCCCTGGTTCAGTGGTTGCGTGTTCTTTCGAAGGCAAGGTGGGCGCCGGCGACGCGAAAATTCTCTGGTCGCATCAGCCAGCAACGATTCAAGACGTCGTACGCTTCTAATCAATCCAAAATCTGAATTTTATTTGAGTAGATAACAGGTATCGATTCCTGCCCGAAAAGGGCACGTGGAACCGGAACGAGAATCTCTACTCGATAGGTACCGGGTGCCGGCTGGGGATAGCGGAATGTTGCCCGATGACTCAGGGCAATCAAGTCACCGTTACGGTAAAGCGCAATCGAAATATTATCAGCCGCAAGCTCTGGAGCCTTAACGAGTAGGGCCTCAACCGTGGAATGAGATGCACTTTGACCTGTTAGCAGAGGCGTCTGTGCCGGGCGTATTCCTGAAAAACTAAAGCCTCCGCCGTGCTCAATAATAGATGAAGCACAATGAAATTTCCCAGTAGCAATGGCATGAATCGCAATCAGTTCACGCTCGCGGGGATCTTGAGGCCAGGGTGCGTCGAGTTCTATCGTCCACATATTGAGCTCTTCTTGAAGGTTGAGACGCCCATGACTGTCGTTTGCACAAATACCCACCACGGCAGGGTCTGCAAAATCGTCCCACCGAGACAACGCTTTGGCGTCTCGTTTAAAAAGCATCGCTTTGGCTAAAGCGGGGTTGGCCACAAAGATTCCAAGCATTTTTAAAGTGTGCAGCGGGTCATTTTGAAGTTGGTCGGCAATGTTATGAATTTCTACTCCGCCCACTGACTCCCACGAACCCTGCCACGGGTTTCGTCGGCGGGTGGGGTGAGCAATGATTGCTTTACCGCCTCGGCTTTCAATTTCCTTGAGCACGAGCCAGTCATTACGCAGTGGTTTAGGCAGTGGGCTTGTCAGACCGAAGCCAACCACGTGACCAAAGGGCGTAGAGAGTTCGGGATAATTTAGAACGACGAGCTCAGAATGACTTTCTAAATTGGCCATCGTGTTGTGGTCGGTGACAACCATAAAGCCAAGGTTCAGCGCTTGGGCGGCCAGGTAGCTTTCATCGGCCGTTGCATAACCATCATGGCTGGCAAGAGTGTGTTGGTGATAAACCCCACGGACGGGTGCTTGGGTGTTTGAAGCAATAGACTGATAAGGCCGAAGAT includes:
- a CDS encoding WD40 repeat domain-containing protein; amino-acid sequence: MYKLRHILFFLLLAPLAFGASCTKEKKKIPRLKCGKASTDRAGRELPPCGTDRIGTYRPRFGEQITSVSFSPNGRIIAAGGKDRLARFWDLMTGREVLTLGPHEGAVHAVDFSNDGRRFVTASTTVKLWDPRNGSLVKELKGHDGSILTIEFSHNGDLLVSSSWDGTAIIWDAITGRKLKKLKGHKGPLAGAVFSPDGKFVATAGVDKTVRLWSTKRGRQKRISRGYSGPISSIAYSPDGKSVAVGMKNGSARVWDLTTGKKRPRLKGDQGMITAMFFTTNSRTLATASRKDIIHFWDMEDSALYHTEKKKLGGINALALSTDGRTLAIGLADDTVRIVDSMGFEESLRLTGYQNPIRAMQIAPNNQFIASGSENKVIIAANKRAGAYYEVDAHDGDVTALAFEPQGAEIVSAGRDNWVRFWAMKDSSLTREWPGPDHPLEDMDFSFDGLFLAGGCMDGNIYIWDVAKEEIVSTLAGHEEIVVSVRFSPDGTRLASASYDGTARVWNVEEAKEEFVIEGHQFAVTAIDWSSDGDMLVTGSLDSTVRVWESDTGAEMYRLVGHPDAVYTVNFAPDGRTIASGSWGEIRLWDVEHAQEILRLAGHEWPVFKVQFGAKSAMLASGSADSTVIIWNVERPKEK